AGCGCCGGGTAGAGGCGCAGGTGCAGCGGGGTGAACATCATCTCCTGCGGGCGGACCATCGGGTAGACGCCATCGCCAAAGAGGTCGCGGATGCCCGAGCCCTGCGGGTTGGACAGGCCGAGCGAGATGGCTGCCTCGAACTCGCTCGCGGTGTGGGCGTTGATCAGCCCGTTGTTGTAGGACATCAGGTGCACTTCATCCCCGGCGGCCCTGACGCGCCTCTGGATGCCTTCGATCACGTCGGGGCAGTGGGCGGGCATGATCTCTTGCAGCGAAAAGCGGTTGTCGAAATCCCACGTGCCGCACACGGGCAGGCCGCGGGCGTTGAGCTCGTCCAGGGTGCGGATGAGGTGGCGGAGGAGGCGGATGTCCTTGCCAAAGCCCAGCTCGTCAGGCGTATCGCCGCGGTACGAGTGGTAAAAGTTCACGTGAAAGCGAAAGGCGATGGCGATCCCTGGCGGCATCGTGTTGCCTCCTGCCGAACGGTGGCTGTGTGACGCGATTATAGGGCAGAATGGGCGCCCCGTACAGGCGCACGGACAGATGGTGTGGAACAACTTCCCGGGGTGCGTGAACGAGTTGCTAGACGGCCCCGCAGCGCCTTTGCTGCCCAAGGTGCACTAGCCAGCAACCAGTCGGCGTTGCCAGTTTCGCTCAAGCGGTTCCTCTCAGGACAGGCTGAAGCCTGTACTACGAACCAATCGAGGTTTGTAGTTGCGCTTTAGCGCTCCCCATGCCGAAAGGCTGCGCCGTGGCCGGAGACTTTGCTACGAACCCTTCCGCGCCCGCTGCTCGCCCACTTATTCCACACTCTCGCAAACACGGTCAGTTTGACATTTCTGCGCCTGATGGGTATAGTGCCGGCGGCAGCAGTGGCGCCTGTGGCCACCGAGCCAGACAGCCAGTCTGTCAGCAAACCAGCACGCCAAAGACACGGATGGACGAAGACAACAGTAGTTCGCACAAACAGAGCACTTCTGACCGAGTGGCCGACGCCGGGGAGGATGCCCCTCCCCAGCACTAGGGACTGCCTCTTTCCCTCAGGTTCGCTTGAACCTGCCTGAATCGCAGTCCTTCGCTGCGATTCTTTTTTTTGCGCAGAGGGAACCGTCGGCGCCGCCGCGTGGTCAGGTAAGCAGCACGGTCGAGAGGAGGCAGGACATGACCACGTTTCTGAGCCAGATTCTGGGCAAGCCGGTGTGGGATTCCACGGGCCAGCGCGTTGGCAGTTGCGCCGATATCCTGGTCGAGGATATCGCGTCGGGCTTTCCCCTGGTTCGAGCCATGGCGTTGAAAAACGGCAACGGCGAGCCGCGGCTCATCCCGGCGGAGAGCATCTCCTGGCTGGCACCCTCTATCATTCTCAATAGCGTCGATCCGCCACCCTACGAGCCAGTCGGTGACGAGGTCTGGCTGGCCAAGCAGGTGCTGGACCGTCAGATCGTCGATACCGACGGCCGGCGCCTGGTGCGGGTGAACGACCTGCAGCTCGTGCGCGCCAACGCCGACGGCCCCTACTGCCTCGGCGGAGTGGATGTGGGCGGGCTGGGTCTGCTGCGCCGGCTCGGCGTAGCCAACCCCACCGCCCGTCTGTACAAGGTGCTCGGCAAGAGGGTGCCCCACTCGATTGTGCCCTGGTCCGAGGTGGCGCCGCTTCAGGCCCAGGAACCGCTGCGGCTCAAGGTGTCGCGCGACCGCATCAGCGGACTGCGCCCGGCTGACATTGCCCAGATCGTCACCGAGCTCGACCGGCCCATGGGCGAAGCCCTGCTCAACACCCTCTCCACCGAGACCATCGCCGACGCGATGGAAGAGATCGAGCCCGAGCTGCAGGCCAGCATCATCGGCACGATGGCACCGGAAAAGGCCGCCGACGTCCTGGAAGAGATGGGCCCGGACGAGGCAGCCGACCTGCTGGGCGACCTCCACCCGAGCCAGCGCAGCAGGCTGCTCAACCTCATGCAGGATGAGGACGCCGTTGACATCCAGAAGCTGCTGAGCTATCCCGATGATACCGCCGGCGGCATCATGACCACCGAGTACGCCACCATCCCCGACGGGCTCACCGTCGGCGAGGCGCTGGACCATCTGCGCCAGTCCGACCTGGCGCAGGAGGATGAGGCACTGTATTATGTCTACGTGTTGGACGAGCACGACCAGTTGCTGGGTGTGGTCGGCCTGCGCGACCTGGTGCTGAGCCCGGCGGATCGGCCGGTGCGCGAGATCATGGAGGACGATCCCATCACGGTCAACCCGCTGCAGCCGCAGAACGAGGTCGGCCGCATCGTAGCCCGGTACAACCTGCTAGCCGTGCCGGTGGTCGACGAGCAAAAGGTGATGCACGGCATTGTGACGGTCGATGACGCCATCGACGCGATCATCCCCACGGCGTGGAAAAAGCGCCTGCCTCACTTCTTCTAAACCAAGCGGAGGGACGTCATGGCGTTTCGGAAACTGCTCAACCGCGGCCAGCTCATTCCGCGGCCCGTGAGGCGCATCGCGCAGCGGGTGCTGTTCTTTCTGTCGATCATGGGCCCGGGGCTGATCACCGCCTCGGCCGACAACGACGCGGCCGGCGTGGCCACCTACTCCATGGTCGGCTCGTACTATGGCTATGGCATGCTGTGGGTGATCCTGTGGATCACCGTGGGTGAGGTGCTGGTGCAGGAGATGGCGGCGCGGATGGGCGCAGTCACCGGCAAGGGATTGACCGACCTGATCCGTGAGCGGTTTGGGGTCAAGCCGGCGCTGCTGGTCATCGGCGGGCTGGTGCTGGCCAATCTCGGCACCACGGCGGCGCAGTTCGCGGGCATTGCCGCATCGGCGCAGCTCTTTGGGCTGCCCCATTACCTGGTGGTGCCGCTGGCCGCTGTGCTGGTGTGGTGGCTGGTGGTGCACGGCTCTTACGAGCGGGTGGAAAAGGTGCTGCTGGTGCTGTCGCTCTATGCGGTGGCCTATATCATTGCGGCGTTCCGCGTGAACCCGCCCTGGGCCGAAGTAGCGCGCGCCACGCTGGTGCCAACGATCAAGTGGGAGGGCGGCTTTATGCTGGCGCTGCTGGCCACCTTTGGCACAACGATGACGCCCTGGGGTGCGGCCTATATGCAGGCCACCGTAGCCGACAAGGGCGTCAAGATCAAGGATTTCGCCTACACGCGGATGGATGTGGTGGTGGGCGCGACGCTGGGCAACGTGGTCTCGGCCTTTGTCATCCTGTGCACGGCGGCCACGCTGTTCGCGCGCGGCATCCGCGTAGAGGGGGCAGAAGAGGCTGCTCTGGCGCTGGAGCCCATCGCCGGGGCCTGGGCCAGGCAGCTCTTTGCCGGCGGGCTGATGGGCGCGTCGCTGCTGGCGGCAGTGGTGCTGCCCCTGGCCACGACCTATGCCGTGTGCGAGGCTTTTGGCTGGGAAAGGGGCGTGAACCACAGTTTTGGCGATGCGCCCTGGTTCTTTGGGCTCTACACGGCCATGATTGTCGTGAGCGCTGTGGTGGTGCTGATCCCGGGGCTGCCGCTCTTTCAGTTGATGTGGCTGTCGCAGGTGGTCAATGCGGTGCTGCTGCCCGCGGTGATGGTCTATATGCTGCTGCTGGCCAACAACAAAGAGATCATGGGCCAGTGGATCAACCCGCGCTGGGTCAACGTGCTCTCGGTGATCCTGAGCCTGATGATCGTCGTGGCCACGGTGGTGATGCTGGTCGACCTGATCTTTTAGCGCTCGAGCGTGGCGGGGCGGACGGTCAGAGCCTGAACTACGAACCCGGACGGGTTTGTAGTTGCCGAAGGTCTCTGTGGTACTCCACAGAGGCCGAAGGTCCTTGCACTACTGGGCAAGGGCGCTCTGGCGCTCCCCGCGTCTTCTCTATGCCCTCAGGGTCGCCCGAATCTTGGTGTAGCTGTCAAAGCGCATGGCCGAGATGCGGCCCTGCTCGACGCCCAACCGCACCGCGCAATCCGGCTCGTGCTGATGGGTGCAGTCCGGGAAGCGGCACGGTCCGGCCGCCAGCAGGTCCGGGTAGTAGGCCCCCAGCTCGGACCTGGCCAAGCCGGCCACCCCGAACTCGCGGATGCCGGGTGTGTCCACCACAATGCCGTCATCCAGGTGGATCAGCGTGGCCTGGGTGGTGGTGTGGCGGCCCT
The window above is part of the Chloroflexi bacterium ADurb.Bin180 genome. Proteins encoded here:
- the mntH gene encoding Divalent metal cation transporter MntH yields the protein MAFRKLLNRGQLIPRPVRRIAQRVLFFLSIMGPGLITASADNDAAGVATYSMVGSYYGYGMLWVILWITVGEVLVQEMAARMGAVTGKGLTDLIRERFGVKPALLVIGGLVLANLGTTAAQFAGIAASAQLFGLPHYLVVPLAAVLVWWLVVHGSYERVEKVLLVLSLYAVAYIIAAFRVNPPWAEVARATLVPTIKWEGGFMLALLATFGTTMTPWGAAYMQATVADKGVKIKDFAYTRMDVVVGATLGNVVSAFVILCTAATLFARGIRVEGAEEAALALEPIAGAWARQLFAGGLMGASLLAAVVLPLATTYAVCEAFGWERGVNHSFGDAPWFFGLYTAMIVVSAVVVLIPGLPLFQLMWLSQVVNAVLLPAVMVYMLLLANNKEIMGQWINPRWVNVLSVILSLMIVVATVVMLVDLIF
- the mgtE gene encoding Magnesium transporter MgtE, whose protein sequence is MTTFLSQILGKPVWDSTGQRVGSCADILVEDIASGFPLVRAMALKNGNGEPRLIPAESISWLAPSIILNSVDPPPYEPVGDEVWLAKQVLDRQIVDTDGRRLVRVNDLQLVRANADGPYCLGGVDVGGLGLLRRLGVANPTARLYKVLGKRVPHSIVPWSEVAPLQAQEPLRLKVSRDRISGLRPADIAQIVTELDRPMGEALLNTLSTETIADAMEEIEPELQASIIGTMAPEKAADVLEEMGPDEAADLLGDLHPSQRSRLLNLMQDEDAVDIQKLLSYPDDTAGGIMTTEYATIPDGLTVGEALDHLRQSDLAQEDEALYYVYVLDEHDQLLGVVGLRDLVLSPADRPVREIMEDDPITVNPLQPQNEVGRIVARYNLLAVPVVDEQKVMHGIVTVDDAIDAIIPTAWKKRLPHFF